In Marinobacterium sp. LSUCC0821, the DNA window GAATAGAAGACCCAAGAAAGAATCCCAGTTGACGATCATCCATTCCGAGCCAGTGACCTAAAAGCGGATAAGCAACCATAGCTATAGCGCTCATTACGGTTATACCAATAATCGTTACAGCAGCGGCACGCTCAGAATTTTCATTTTTCGGGGAAACAGCGGCAATCGCAACTGTCGCCGACGCTCCGCAGATACCTACACCGCACCCCGTTAGAGTTCCTAAATCACGTTCTAGACCTAAAAACCTTGCGATAAAAGTGCCAAACATGATTGTGGCAACAACCATGAGAGCGAGAAGGAAAAGAGTAAATGGACCGAAGTGGAGTAGAGCATCAAAAGATATTCTAGCCCCAAGTAGCGCGACACCTGCACGTAAAAGCGTTGTGGCACTGAAGTCCACACCTAAGGAAACACCTGGTGCTTCATACAAAAAATTGGTCGCCAATCCTAACAGAAGGGACAACAACAAAACGGGAGTACCATAATGTTCTCCTAAAAAGGCAGCGGCTAACGCCACAATACCGACGACCAAAAAACCTGGCAGCCTTCGTTTAAATGCACTCATCGCTTCTGTAATTTATCTATTAATTCTGGTTCATCAAGCAACTTGAGAAACTCAATGATTTGCTCGATCTCGCTCTCGTTCAATCCAAGGGGCTTCAAATCCACTGAACGTTTAATTCGCTCTAACTCCCGTTTATCGTTAAAGCCGATCCAATCAATTACTTCGATATGCGGAGCATTGGGTAAAACCGCCTGCTTACGATCATAATTTTCGAGCGCTTGAATTGGGTTGTTATGATGTTGAATCATCCCTTTTAAACTTGCATAGGCACCGTTATGACCATAAGGCGAGGTAAATGAAAGATTGCGCAGGGTAGGCACACGAAATGCGTATGCGTCATCTGCATTATTCGTCACGCCCATACGTCCCACATCACGAGCCCATGGATCCCATTGACGAGTTCGACCAGGCCCCATGGGAGGCATGGCCAGGGAGTAGAATTTGCCATCACTAAAGAGCGGTCCTGAGTGACACTCTCCACATTGACCCTTGCCATAAAAAAGCTCCATTCCTTGGCGTTGATCACTGGTCAGATCAACGGATTCTCCACGGGAGAGCTTATCAATAGGGGCATTGAAACTA includes these proteins:
- a CDS encoding YeiH family protein → MSAFKRRLPGFLVVGIVALAAAFLGEHYGTPVLLLSLLLGLATNFLYEAPGVSLGVDFSATTLLRAGVALLGARISFDALLHFGPFTLFLLALMVVATIMFGTFIARFLGLERDLGTLTGCGVGICGASATVAIAAVSPKNENSERAAAVTIIGITVMSAIAMVAYPLLGHWLGMDDRQLGFFLGSSIHDVAQVVGAGYSVSPETGDDATLIKLIRVAMLAPIVFALGTFYSRKGVTKGKPGFAVPGFLWIFIVLMTVNSLGHIPPMLQSNIQLLSSSFLIAAIAAIGLRTQPSKLRGISKPLLILIALETLFIGLVSALLALWV